The Thioalkalivibrio thiocyanodenitrificans ARhD 1 nucleotide sequence TGCCGCGACGTGCTTCCTGAGTATTTGCCACAGAGGGCACAGAGGGCACAGAGAAAGAACACGAGCCTTTTTTATCTCTGTGCTCTCTGTGTTCTCTGTGGCCAAACGCATTTGCCTTGCCGGCGGCGGGTCGATTCGCTAGTTGCAGAACCCATAGGCCGGATAAGGCGCAGCCGCATCCGGCACATCATCGGCCGGGGGGCGGCTGCCCCTCGCTTATCCGCCCTACGAGGCGAAGGGGGCGCGGCGTGCTTCTTGAGGATCAGCCACAGAGGTCACAGAGAAAGAACAAGCGCCTTTTCTCTCTGTGACCTCTGTGACCTCTGTGGCCAACGGCATTATTTCCCTACGGCCAGGACCAGTTCGGAGGGATCATGAAATCGATGTTCAGTGTTGCGTGGTTTCTTGTGCTGTGGATGCTCAGCGCCACAGTGGCTGCGCACGAGACGGAAGGGGACCAACTGCTGCGGGAGGTGGATCGGCGCATGCAGCCAGGTTCCTACGAGATGTATCGCAAGATCATCAATATCGAACCCGATGGGCGCCAGCGGGAGTTCGTGCTCTACAGCGTGCGCAAGGGGGAGGACAAGCTCGCGGCCGTCTTCCTGGACCCGCCGAGCGAGCGGGGCCGAAGCACCCTGCGCCTGGGCGAGAACATGTGGCTGTATATACCGGAGGTGGGGCGGCCCATTCGCATCACCAGCCTGCAGTCGGTGACCGGAGGCGTGTTCAGCAACGCCGACATCCTGCGCCTGGATTTCAGCACCGAGTACACGGCCACGCTGGAGGAGGAGGACGAGGAAGGCTACGTGCTGGACCTGAAAGCCCGCGGCCCGGCAGTGGCCTACGACCGGCTGCGCATGGAGGTGGACAGGGCCACACTCACGCCGGTGACCATCGAGGCCTACGCGGTGGGCGGGATGCTCATCAAGACCCTGCGCTACAGCGACATCACCGATTTCGGTCACGGCATCGTACGCCCGTCGGTGCTGGAGACCGATAGCCCGCTGTATCGGGGCTACCGCTCTGTGATGCTGTTCTCGGGCATCACCCCGCAGGAGTTGCCGGACGAGGTGTTCACCCTGAGCTACATGCCCCGGATCGGGGAGCTGCGCCGGTGATCCAGTGGATCCTCCGGGTGCTGCTGCTCGCGGCACCCGCTGCGGCAGCGGAGGAGTTCACCTTCGACTTCGACATCGCCCGCTACGAACGCCCGACCTACGAGTTCAGCGGATACCTTCAGGGCACGGCGGAGCACCTGCGCCTGGACAGGGATTCCGCCCTCTACGCCCTGAACTTTCCCGACCTTGATCCGGGCAGCTTCGAACGCTATCGGGCCCTGGGCGAACTCTCGGCGGTGTACCGCCACGAGGAGAGCGCTCTGCGGGCACGCATCCAGGCCGAGGTGGTGGATGACATCTTCGGCAGCAGCAGCGACCTGAACGTCCACGAACTCTACGTGTCCACCCCGGCCGGGGAGCACACCA carries:
- a CDS encoding outer membrane lipoprotein-sorting protein, whose product is MKSMFSVAWFLVLWMLSATVAAHETEGDQLLREVDRRMQPGSYEMYRKIINIEPDGRQREFVLYSVRKGEDKLAAVFLDPPSERGRSTLRLGENMWLYIPEVGRPIRITSLQSVTGGVFSNADILRLDFSTEYTATLEEEDEEGYVLDLKARGPAVAYDRLRMEVDRATLTPVTIEAYAVGGMLIKTLRYSDITDFGHGIVRPSVLETDSPLYRGYRSVMLFSGITPQELPDEVFTLSYMPRIGELRR